One window from the genome of Paracoccus zhejiangensis encodes:
- a CDS encoding OmpA family protein — protein sequence MRRIIHNTTAIAATIALLMPQLALAEMRLPNDRASKEAEKRSTKMPNLASALQDELAAGLTVDSLICANGDARPCGDKVRLMTPRGVMVEVAEDDTIILAPERQQVNEADAEGKLTPRDGARAAANPVGAEPVVAEATTESVAGALAEALRQAQGDDATEAAVKAAETLLQEAVPKPEQRPRQRSAESAKPAVALDPSLPLRLLESDQARQRYDEMPRLARVLRAEIGQGLTLGDLSCQNGDALPCPKGVTMVTPRGIAVAVNTETGNVALRQLSQQTNTVTAEGDVLPRAPESDTIATAAAKEAAAAATSPVAAALEAAMGQGHMVEEEKVTEENTRSSAEDFEASLRAALQQAATGEAPQRNAAAENEDDNDLAKALILGLGAVAVGSMLNNNRQVALATPDRVVVERADGSQEVIKDEVALLRQPGSTVATENFDDGSSRTIVTREDGSKVVTIRDTDLRVLRRTLIAADGKSTMLIDDTADVKPVDVASLPEPAPVQTTTGTLSEDELRAALQRESDIDRRFTLGQIRNIPEVRALVAPVNIDAITFDTGSAAINPNQAQQLASLGRVIQDAVAKNPREVFMIEGHTDTVGAGAMNLALSDRRAESVALALSEYFDVPPENMVVQGYGEQFLKVRAEGDIRANRRASVRRITDLLQTAQAN from the coding sequence ATGCGCCGGATCATTCATAATACCACAGCCATCGCCGCCACCATCGCGCTGCTGATGCCGCAGCTTGCCTTGGCCGAGATGCGCCTGCCGAATGACCGCGCGTCGAAAGAGGCCGAGAAACGCTCGACCAAGATGCCCAACCTCGCCTCGGCGCTGCAGGATGAACTGGCCGCCGGGCTGACCGTCGACAGCCTGATCTGCGCCAATGGCGACGCCCGGCCCTGTGGCGACAAGGTGCGGCTGATGACCCCGCGCGGCGTCATGGTCGAGGTGGCCGAGGACGACACCATCATCCTCGCGCCGGAGCGGCAGCAGGTGAACGAGGCCGATGCCGAGGGCAAGCTGACCCCGCGCGATGGCGCGCGCGCCGCCGCCAATCCGGTCGGGGCGGAGCCCGTTGTCGCAGAGGCCACCACCGAATCCGTAGCCGGCGCGCTGGCCGAAGCCCTGCGGCAGGCGCAGGGAGATGATGCCACCGAGGCGGCGGTGAAGGCTGCCGAAACATTGCTGCAGGAGGCAGTGCCCAAACCCGAGCAGCGACCGCGGCAACGGTCTGCCGAGTCCGCGAAACCCGCTGTCGCGCTTGACCCGTCCTTGCCGCTGCGTCTCCTGGAGTCCGATCAGGCCCGGCAGCGGTATGACGAAATGCCGCGCCTCGCACGGGTGCTGAGAGCCGAGATCGGGCAGGGTCTGACTCTGGGCGACCTGTCGTGCCAGAATGGGGATGCCCTGCCATGCCCCAAGGGTGTGACTATGGTGACCCCGCGCGGCATCGCGGTCGCCGTCAATACCGAAACCGGTAACGTCGCCCTAAGGCAGCTCTCGCAGCAGACTAACACCGTCACCGCGGAAGGCGATGTCTTGCCGCGTGCGCCCGAATCCGACACCATCGCGACCGCCGCAGCCAAAGAGGCAGCTGCCGCCGCCACCTCTCCGGTGGCGGCGGCGCTGGAGGCGGCCATGGGTCAGGGGCACATGGTCGAAGAGGAAAAGGTGACCGAAGAGAATACCCGCTCTTCCGCCGAGGATTTCGAGGCCAGCCTTCGCGCGGCCCTGCAGCAGGCCGCCACCGGCGAGGCCCCGCAGCGCAATGCCGCCGCCGAGAACGAAGATGACAACGACCTTGCCAAGGCGCTGATCCTTGGCCTTGGGGCCGTGGCCGTGGGTTCGATGCTGAACAACAACCGTCAGGTGGCACTGGCGACGCCCGACCGCGTGGTCGTCGAGCGCGCTGATGGCAGCCAGGAGGTGATCAAGGACGAGGTCGCCTTGCTGCGCCAGCCCGGCAGCACCGTGGCCACCGAGAATTTCGATGACGGCTCGTCCCGCACCATCGTGACCCGCGAGGATGGCAGCAAGGTGGTGACGATCCGCGACACCGACCTGCGCGTGCTTCGTCGCACGCTGATTGCAGCCGATGGCAAGTCCACCATGCTGATCGACGACACCGCCGATGTGAAGCCCGTGGACGTGGCCAGCCTGCCCGAACCCGCGCCGGTCCAGACCACCACCGGCACGCTGTCCGAGGACGAGCTGCGCGCCGCCCTTCAGCGCGAATCGGATATCGACCGCCGCTTTACCCTTGGCCAGATCCGCAACATCCCCGAGGTGCGCGCGCTTGTCGCTCCGGTGAACATCGATGCCATTACCTTCGACACCGGCTCGGCCGCGATCAACCCCAACCAGGCGCAGCAGCTGGCCTCGCTTGGCCGGGTGATCCAGGATGCCGTCGCCAAGAATCCGCGCGAAGTCTTCATGATCGAGGGCCACACCGACACCGTGGGCGCCGGCGCGATGAATCTGGCACTGTCGGACCGCCGGGCGGAATCGGTGGCGCTGGCGCTGTCGGAATATTTCGACGTGCCGCCAGAGAACATGGTGGTGCAGGGCTATGGCGAGCAGTTCCTGAAGGTCCGCGCCGAGGGCGATATCCGCGCCAATCGCCGCGCGTCGGTCCGCCGGATCACCGACCTGCTGCAGACCGCGCAGGCGAACTGA
- a CDS encoding CoA-binding protein → MSQSLAESIDEADLLDREIAEIARKTRVVAMVGLSPNQDRPSWGVARYLQSQGIRVIPVNPGHAGHTILDEVVYPDLASIPEDAGIDMVDIFRRSDAVGPIVDQALTHLPRLKVIWTQLGVYDDAAAAQARRRGVSVVQDRCPKIEFPRFL, encoded by the coding sequence ATGTCACAAAGTTTGGCCGAGAGCATCGACGAAGCTGATCTGCTTGACCGCGAAATCGCTGAGATTGCGCGCAAAACCCGTGTGGTGGCCATGGTGGGCCTGTCGCCGAATCAGGACCGTCCCAGCTGGGGTGTGGCCCGTTACCTGCAGTCGCAGGGCATCCGGGTGATCCCGGTGAATCCGGGCCATGCCGGCCATACCATTCTGGACGAGGTGGTCTATCCCGACCTTGCCTCGATCCCCGAGGATGCCGGGATCGACATGGTCGACATCTTCCGCCGTTCGGATGCCGTGGGCCCGATCGTCGATCAGGCCTTGACTCACCTGCCGCGTCTCAAGGTGATCTGGACCCAGCTTGGCGTCTACGATGATGCCGCCGCCGCGCAGGCTCGTCGCCGTGGCGTGAGCGTGGTGCAGGACCGCTGCCCGAAAATCGAGTTTCCGCGCTTCCTGTAA
- a CDS encoding YHS domain-containing (seleno)protein has product MKTLLFTLFTLLTPIAPVHAQDWALGGFDPVGYQAEGRAVPGRNDISTLWQGMVWHFATVENRAMFEADPRSYAPGLNGLCPVALSRGRSIPGDPRHFVIVGQRVYLLGSDDNQRSFMQDPRSILMEARKVWASLQ; this is encoded by the coding sequence ATGAAAACCCTGCTCTTCACCCTGTTCACCCTGCTGACCCCGATCGCGCCCGTCCATGCACAGGACTGGGCACTGGGAGGCTTTGATCCCGTCGGCTACCAGGCCGAGGGTCGGGCGGTGCCGGGGCGCAATGACATCTCGACGCTGTGGCAGGGCATGGTCTGGCATTTCGCGACCGTCGAGAACCGGGCGATGTTCGAGGCCGATCCGCGCAGCTATGCGCCGGGGCTGAACGGGCTCTGCCCGGTGGCGCTGTCGCGCGGGCGCAGCATTCCGGGCGATCCGCGCCATTTCGTCATCGTCGGGCAGCGGGTCTATCTGTTGGGCTCGGACGACAACCAGCGCAGCTTCATGCAGGACCCTCGGTCGATTCTGATGGAGGCACGCAAGGTCTGGGCCTCGCTGCAATAG
- a CDS encoding TrmH family RNA methyltransferase has translation MAEKPGKAKKPTWVIDKERARRASAAETVWLFGLHAVRDALANPAREKLRLVITPNARDRLGDLHGIEPEITDPRVFDKAVPLAGESVHQGAALEVKPLKWGSLSEAALRAAPGEVRPLVVALDRVTDPHNIGAVLRTAEVFGARAVIAPARHSAPETGALAKTASGALERQPYLRVPNLADALISLKEMGFILIGLDGTGTATLPDLLADLPGRAICVVLGAEGPGMRSRTMELCDHIVRIPFAADFGSLNVSNAAAVALYAATRP, from the coding sequence ATGGCCGAGAAGCCCGGAAAAGCCAAGAAACCCACCTGGGTGATCGACAAGGAGCGCGCCCGGCGCGCCTCGGCGGCCGAGACGGTCTGGCTGTTCGGCCTGCATGCGGTGCGCGATGCGCTGGCCAATCCGGCGCGCGAGAAGCTGCGGCTTGTCATTACCCCCAATGCTCGGGACCGGCTTGGCGATCTGCACGGGATCGAGCCCGAGATCACCGATCCGCGGGTCTTCGACAAGGCCGTGCCGCTGGCCGGCGAAAGCGTCCACCAGGGCGCGGCGCTGGAGGTGAAGCCGCTGAAATGGGGCAGCCTCAGCGAGGCAGCTTTACGCGCGGCACCGGGCGAGGTGCGGCCGCTGGTGGTGGCGCTCGACCGGGTGACCGACCCGCACAATATCGGCGCGGTCTTACGCACGGCCGAGGTCTTCGGTGCCCGCGCGGTCATCGCGCCAGCGCGGCATTCGGCCCCCGAGACCGGCGCCCTGGCCAAGACCGCCTCGGGCGCGCTGGAGCGTCAGCCCTACCTGCGGGTGCCGAACCTCGCCGATGCGCTGATCTCGCTGAAGGAGATGGGCTTCATCCTGATCGGTCTCGATGGCACCGGGACCGCGACGCTGCCCGATCTGCTGGCGGACCTGCCGGGCCGGGCGATCTGCGTTGTGCTGGGCGCAGAAGGGCCGGGGATGCGGTCGCGGACGATGGAGCTGTGTGACCATATCGTGCGGATTCCCTTCGCCGCCGATTTCGGATCGCTGAACGTCTCGAACGCCGCGGCTGTTGCGCTTTATGCAGCAACGCGGCCTTAA
- a CDS encoding agmatine deiminase family protein, which yields MSRRSLIQSLAALGGLSLLSGRAEAQGGARAAGFWYPEETDPHERTFMQWPVNRKVHDDPDFLFDLQGTIAEIASTIAEFEPVVMLAAAEHHKAIRRLVSGQVELWDIPTDDLWCRDSGPSFVIDGKGGLAVTQFNFNGWGGKQVHGADGLIAARVAERMGLQVFDTGLVGEAGGVETDGHGTLIAHESTFINPNRNKGSKAEIEAMLLETMGAKKLIWAPGIIGADITDYHIDALARFVKPGQVLIQMGEEIDPEDPWSVSAFETHDILAEATDAEGNKLELVILPEPLDIRVDSPDFVSSYVNYYVCNGAVIAAEFGDREADEEAAEILAELYPDREIVMLNIDPVGEVGGGIHCATHEQPKV from the coding sequence ATGTCACGCCGTTCGCTCATTCAGTCGCTGGCCGCCCTTGGCGGTCTGTCGCTTCTCTCGGGGCGCGCCGAGGCGCAGGGCGGCGCCCGCGCCGCCGGCTTCTGGTATCCCGAGGAAACCGACCCGCATGAGCGGACCTTCATGCAATGGCCGGTTAACCGGAAGGTGCATGACGACCCGGATTTCCTTTTCGACCTGCAGGGCACCATCGCCGAGATCGCCAGCACCATCGCCGAGTTCGAGCCGGTGGTGATGCTGGCCGCCGCCGAGCATCACAAGGCTATCAGGAGGCTGGTCTCGGGTCAGGTCGAGCTGTGGGACATTCCGACCGACGATCTGTGGTGCCGCGACAGCGGGCCGTCCTTTGTCATCGACGGCAAGGGCGGGCTGGCTGTGACCCAATTCAACTTCAACGGCTGGGGTGGGAAGCAGGTGCATGGCGCCGACGGGCTGATCGCCGCGCGGGTGGCCGAGCGGATGGGGCTGCAGGTTTTCGATACTGGGCTTGTGGGCGAGGCCGGCGGCGTCGAGACCGATGGTCACGGCACGCTGATCGCGCATGAAAGCACCTTCATCAACCCGAACCGCAACAAGGGCAGCAAGGCCGAGATCGAGGCGATGCTGCTGGAAACCATGGGCGCGAAGAAGTTGATCTGGGCGCCGGGGATCATCGGCGCCGATATCACCGATTACCACATCGACGCGCTGGCGCGTTTCGTGAAGCCCGGGCAGGTGCTGATCCAGATGGGCGAGGAGATCGATCCCGAGGACCCCTGGTCGGTCTCGGCCTTCGAGACCCATGACATTCTGGCCGAAGCCACCGACGCCGAAGGGAACAAGCTCGAGCTGGTCATCCTGCCCGAGCCGCTGGACATCCGCGTGGACAGCCCCGATTTCGTCTCGTCCTATGTCAACTACTACGTCTGCAACGGTGCGGTGATTGCCGCCGAATTCGGCGACCGCGAGGCGGATGAGGAGGCGGCCGAGATCCTGGCCGAGCTCTATCCCGACCGCGAGATCGTGATGCTGAACATCGATCCGGTGGGCGAGGTCGGCGGCGGCATCCATTGCGCCACCCATGAGCAGCCGAAGGTCTAG
- the mgrA gene encoding L-glyceraldehyde 3-phosphate reductase has protein sequence MPERPPKPKEPVWHPAEDRYERMIYRRCGRSGLRLPAISLGLWHNFGDDTPHRVKQAIARTAFDHGITHFDLANNYGPRAGRAEEAFGEILRNEFRGLRDELIISSKAGYEMWAGPYGEWGSRKSLIASCDQSLKRLGLDYVDIFYSHRFDPDTPLEETMGALDHIVRSGRALYVGISSYNTDRTRAAAAILKDLGTPCLIHQPSYNMLNRWVERDGLLDALEELGIGSIGFSALAQGLLSGKYLQGIPSDSRAAQGKSLSPDWLGPDMIARLNGLNDLAEARGQTLAQMAIAWCLRGGRLTTALIGASRPEQVVDCVGALKNLEFSAEELARIDTLSEGGDVNLWARSSEGAGER, from the coding sequence ATGCCTGAGCGTCCGCCGAAGCCCAAGGAGCCGGTCTGGCACCCGGCCGAGGATCGTTATGAACGGATGATCTATCGCCGATGCGGTCGCTCGGGCCTGCGGCTGCCGGCCATCAGCCTTGGGCTTTGGCACAATTTCGGCGATGACACGCCGCATCGGGTGAAGCAGGCCATTGCCCGGACCGCCTTTGACCATGGCATCACCCATTTCGACCTGGCCAATAACTACGGTCCCCGGGCGGGCCGTGCCGAAGAGGCCTTCGGCGAGATCCTGCGAAATGAGTTCAGGGGCCTGCGGGACGAACTGATTATCAGCAGCAAGGCCGGCTACGAGATGTGGGCCGGTCCCTACGGTGAATGGGGCAGCCGCAAGAGCCTGATCGCGTCCTGCGACCAGTCGCTGAAGCGGCTGGGGCTCGACTATGTCGATATCTTCTATTCCCACCGCTTCGATCCCGACACGCCGCTGGAGGAAACCATGGGCGCGCTGGATCATATCGTCCGCTCGGGGCGGGCGCTTTACGTGGGGATCTCGAGCTATAACACCGACCGCACGCGGGCGGCGGCGGCGATCCTGAAGGATCTGGGCACGCCCTGCCTGATCCACCAGCCGAGCTACAACATGCTGAACCGCTGGGTTGAGCGGGACGGGCTGTTGGACGCGCTGGAGGAGTTGGGGATAGGCAGCATCGGCTTTTCGGCCTTGGCGCAGGGGTTGCTGAGCGGGAAATATCTGCAAGGCATTCCGTCGGACAGCCGGGCGGCGCAGGGGAAATCGCTGTCGCCGGACTGGCTCGGCCCGGACATGATCGCGCGGCTCAACGGGCTGAACGATCTGGCCGAGGCGCGCGGGCAGACGCTGGCGCAGATGGCCATTGCCTGGTGCCTCAGGGGCGGGCGGTTGACCACGGCGCTGATCGGGGCCTCGCGGCCCGAGCAGGTGGTCGATTGCGTCGGTGCGCTGAAAAATCTCGAGTTCAGCGCCGAGGAGCTGGCGCGGATCGATACGCTCAGCGAAGGGGGCGATGTGAACCTCTGGGCGCGATCCTCGGAAGGCGCGGGCGAGCGCTGA
- the ileS gene encoding isoleucine--tRNA ligase, with product MSAETPDYRDTVFLPETDFPMRAGLPAREPEWLERWAQIGIYDRLRERGQGRTPFILHDGPPYANGNLHIGHALNKTLKDMVVRSQQMMGRDARYVPGWDCHGLPIEWKIEEQYRQKGQDKDAIDVVEFRKECRRFAEHWIDVQREEFKRLGVTGKWDDPYLTMNYHAEAVIAAEFMKLLMDGSLYQGSKPVMWSPVEKTALAEAEVEYHDHTSHTIWVRFKPVDGALDGASVVIWTTTPWTIPQNRAVAFNPTISYGLYEVGTVQENATAKPREKLLLADALADAVMASAKVESHSRLRDVSAEELSGLMLAHPLRGVEGGAGEWDYDVPMLPGDHVTEEAGTGFVHTAPSHGDDDYQLGQKFGLPMTYNVEPDGSYRADLPIFGGEAIILPDGKDGPANVSVIKQLAYAGALLAKGKVKHSYPHSWRSKAPLIYRNTPQWFAAIDKKLDDGMGEYGDTIRTRALTSIDKLVKWTPQTGRNRIFSMVENRPDWVLSRQRAWGVPLTCFVKKGARPDDADFLLRDARVNDRVIAAFEKDGADAWYRPGFKETALEGVANPEDYDQVMDVLDVWFDSGSTHAFVIRDRADGAPDGIADLYLEGTDQHRGWFHSSLLQASATKGRAPYRGVLTHGFTLDEKGMKMSKSLGNTIVPAEVIKQYGADILRLWVAHVDYTADQRIGPEILKGTADSYRRLRNTLRFMLGNLAGFSEAEKVAPADMPELEQWILHRLAQLDHKVRQGYDAYDFQGVFQTLFQFCTVDLSAFYFDIRKDSLYCDAPDSVRRRSARTVLDILFHRLVTWLAPILPFTMEDVWLSRFPSEDDSVHLHDFPVTPADWLNEPLAAKWEHIRRARRVVTAALEVKRADKTIGASLEAAPVVHVEEAPILAALKSINFADLCIVSDLSLTADPAPNEAFRLAEVPGVGVVFELAEGEKCERCWKILPDVGTHKHPGLCARCDAVVSNA from the coding sequence ATGAGCGCCGAGACCCCCGACTATCGCGATACCGTCTTCCTGCCCGAGACCGATTTCCCCATGCGCGCCGGCCTGCCCGCGCGCGAGCCCGAATGGCTGGAGCGTTGGGCGCAGATCGGCATCTATGACCGCCTGCGCGAGCGCGGGCAGGGCCGCACACCCTTCATCCTGCATGACGGTCCGCCCTATGCGAACGGGAACCTGCATATCGGCCACGCGCTGAACAAGACCCTGAAGGACATGGTGGTCCGCAGCCAGCAGATGATGGGCCGCGATGCGCGCTATGTGCCGGGCTGGGATTGCCACGGGTTGCCGATCGAATGGAAGATCGAGGAGCAGTATCGTCAGAAGGGGCAGGACAAGGACGCAATCGACGTGGTCGAGTTCCGCAAGGAATGCCGCCGCTTTGCCGAGCACTGGATCGATGTCCAGCGCGAGGAGTTCAAGCGCCTCGGCGTCACCGGCAAGTGGGACGATCCCTATCTGACGATGAACTACCATGCCGAGGCGGTGATCGCGGCCGAGTTCATGAAGCTGTTGATGGATGGGTCGCTGTATCAGGGGTCGAAGCCGGTAATGTGGTCGCCGGTCGAGAAGACCGCATTGGCCGAGGCGGAGGTCGAGTATCACGACCATACCAGTCACACGATCTGGGTGCGGTTCAAGCCGGTGGACGGGGCGCTCGACGGCGCCTCGGTGGTGATCTGGACCACCACCCCCTGGACCATCCCGCAGAACCGCGCCGTGGCCTTCAACCCGACGATCAGCTATGGCCTCTATGAGGTTGGCACGGTTCAGGAAAACGCCACCGCCAAACCCAGAGAGAAACTGCTGCTGGCCGATGCGCTGGCCGATGCGGTGATGGCCTCGGCCAAGGTCGAGAGCCACTCGCGCCTGCGCGATGTTTCGGCCGAGGAGCTTTCTGGCCTGATGCTGGCCCACCCGCTGCGCGGCGTCGAAGGCGGTGCGGGCGAATGGGATTATGATGTCCCCATGCTGCCCGGCGATCATGTCACCGAGGAGGCGGGCACCGGCTTTGTCCATACCGCCCCCAGCCATGGCGATGACGACTATCAGCTGGGCCAGAAATTCGGCCTGCCGATGACCTATAATGTCGAGCCGGACGGGTCTTACCGCGCCGACCTGCCGATCTTCGGCGGCGAGGCGATCATCCTGCCCGATGGCAAGGATGGCCCGGCCAATGTCAGCGTCATCAAGCAGCTGGCCTATGCCGGCGCGCTTCTGGCCAAGGGCAAGGTCAAGCACAGCTATCCGCACAGCTGGCGGTCCAAGGCGCCGCTGATCTATCGCAACACCCCGCAATGGTTCGCGGCCATCGACAAGAAGCTGGACGATGGCATGGGTGAATATGGCGACACGATCCGCACCCGCGCGCTGACCTCGATCGACAAGCTGGTGAAATGGACGCCGCAGACCGGGCGGAACCGGATCTTCTCGATGGTCGAGAACCGGCCCGACTGGGTGCTGTCGCGCCAGCGCGCCTGGGGTGTGCCGCTGACCTGCTTCGTGAAGAAGGGCGCGCGGCCCGATGACGCCGATTTCCTGCTGCGCGACGCCCGAGTGAACGACCGGGTGATTGCCGCCTTCGAGAAGGACGGGGCGGATGCCTGGTATCGGCCGGGCTTCAAGGAGACCGCGCTGGAGGGGGTGGCCAACCCCGAGGATTACGATCAGGTCATGGACGTGCTGGACGTCTGGTTCGACAGCGGTTCGACCCATGCCTTCGTGATCCGCGACCGGGCCGATGGCGCGCCGGACGGGATTGCCGACCTCTATCTCGAGGGCACCGACCAGCATCGCGGCTGGTTCCATTCCTCGCTGCTGCAAGCCTCGGCCACCAAGGGACGGGCGCCCTATCGCGGAGTGCTGACCCATGGCTTCACGCTGGACGAGAAGGGCATGAAGATGTCCAAATCGCTTGGCAATACCATCGTGCCGGCCGAGGTGATCAAGCAATATGGCGCGGATATCCTGCGGCTCTGGGTGGCGCATGTGGATTATACCGCCGACCAGCGGATCGGGCCCGAGATTCTGAAGGGCACCGCCGACAGCTATCGCCGGCTGCGCAACACGCTGCGCTTCATGCTGGGGAACCTTGCCGGGTTCAGCGAGGCCGAAAAGGTCGCGCCCGCGGACATGCCCGAGCTTGAACAGTGGATCCTGCACCGCCTCGCGCAGCTGGATCACAAGGTGCGGCAGGGCTATGACGCCTATGACTTCCAGGGCGTGTTCCAGACGCTGTTCCAGTTCTGCACCGTCGATCTGTCGGCCTTCTATTTCGACATCCGCAAGGACAGCCTCTATTGCGACGCGCCGGACAGCGTTCGCCGCCGCTCAGCCCGCACGGTCCTGGACATCCTGTTCCATCGCCTCGTGACCTGGCTGGCGCCGATCCTGCCCTTCACCATGGAGGATGTCTGGCTGTCGCGCTTCCCGTCCGAGGATGACAGCGTGCATCTGCACGACTTCCCGGTGACGCCCGCCGACTGGCTGAACGAGCCGCTGGCCGCGAAATGGGAGCATATCCGCCGCGCCCGCCGGGTGGTGACGGCGGCGCTGGAGGTCAAGCGCGCCGACAAGACCATTGGTGCCAGCCTCGAGGCCGCGCCGGTGGTGCATGTCGAGGAGGCGCCGATCCTTGCGGCGCTGAAATCGATCAACTTCGCCGATCTCTGCATCGTCTCGGACCTGTCGCTGACCGCCGATCCGGCCCCGAACGAGGCATTCCGTCTGGCCGAGGTGCCGGGCGTGGGCGTCGTCTTCGAACTGGCCGAGGGCGAGAAATGCGAGCGGTGCTGGAAGATCCTGCCGGATGTCGGCACGCACAAGCATCCGGGCCTCTGCGCCCGCTGTGACGCGGTGGTGAGCAATGCCTGA